The Megalops cyprinoides isolate fMegCyp1 chromosome 19, fMegCyp1.pri, whole genome shotgun sequence genome has a window encoding:
- the LOC118794570 gene encoding LOW QUALITY PROTEIN: cytochrome P450 3A1-like (The sequence of the model RefSeq protein was modified relative to this genomic sequence to represent the inferred CDS: substituted 1 base at 1 genomic stop codon) has product MQMKYQDTVISESARLWPITPHVERTCKTTVEVNGVTILKGAVVAAAVYLLHRDPQQSPDSFRPERFSKDNKERIDPYTYLPFGTGPXNCIRVKFALLIMKHAVVKLLQNFDLETCEDKQIPLELIIMYRPKKPITLKLVPQAETNREESTSNRINKQDV; this is encoded by the exons ATGCAAATGAAGTACCAGGACACGGTCATCAGCGAGTCTGCGCGTCTCTGGCCAATCACCCCACACGTTGAGAGGACTTGCAAGACGACCGTAGAGGTGAACGGGGTGACCATCCTGAAGGGCGCGGTGGTAGCAGCAGCTGTTTACCTTCTGCACCGGGACCCTCAGCAGTCGCCTGACTCCTTCAGGCCTGAGAG GTTCAGTAAAGACAATAAGGAGAGAATCGACCCTTACACCTACCTGCCATTTGGAACTGGCCCATGAAACTGCATTAGAGTGAAGTTTGCCCTCTTGATCATGAAGCATGCTGTGGTGAAGCTGCTTCAGAACTTTGATCTGGAAACATGCGAAGATAAGCAG ATCCCGCTTGAACTGATTATAATGTACCGGCCCAAGAAACCCATAACACTGAAGCTTGTCCCACAAGCTGAAACTAATAGGGAGGAGTCAACGAGCAACAGAATTAATAAACAGGATGTCTAA
- the LOC118795033 gene encoding cytochrome P450 3A27-like: protein MSYLPYFSAETWALLVLLFSLVMLYGYMPYGVFKKLGIPGPRPLPFIGTFLEYKKGFFRFDSDCFQKYGRIWGFYDGRQPVLAIMDTGMIKTILIKECYSVFTNRRNLGLNGSLYDAVSIAEDDEWKRIRSVLSPSFTSGRLKEMFIIMKEHSNNLVKSLQKKAENDEPVDVKEFFGPYSMDVVTSTSFSVDIDSLNNPGDPFVTNIKKMLKFDFLNPLLILVVLFPFLIPFLEKFELSLFPASVMDFFYGSLRKIKAEREKNVHKNRVDFLQLMVDSQILEKKIDSTEENSQKGLTDHEILSQAMIFIFAGYETSSSSLSFIAYLLATNPEIMKKLQDEIDEVFPNQAPLKYESLIQMEYLDMVVNESMRIYPIGARLERVCKKTVEINGVTIPKGMVVMIPNYTLHRDPVLWPDPEVFKPERFSKDNKESIDPYAFLPFGAGPRNCIGMRFAVIMMKLAIVQILQNFSFAVCEETQIPLELGNLGFLAPTKPIKLKLVPRIPDNKEE, encoded by the exons ATGAGTTACCTTCCGTACTTCTCAGCAGAGACCTGGGCTTTGCTTGTCCTTTTGTTTAGTCTGGTTATGCT GTATGGCTATATGCCATATGGAGTCTTCAAAAAACTTGGCATTCCAGGACCAAGGCCTCTTCCTTTTATTGGGACATTTCTGGAATACAAAAAG GGTTTCTTCAGATTTGACTCAGACTGCTTCCAAAAGTATGGGAGAATATGGGG GTTTTATGATGGCAGACAGCCTGTTCTGGCAATCATGGATACAGGAATGATCAAAACCATTCTGATCAAGGAATGCTACTCCGTTTTCACCAACAGAAGA aatTTAGGTCTGAACGGTTCACTGTATGATGCCGTCTCAATTGCTGAAGATGATGAGTGGAAAAGAATCCGCAGTGTTCTGTCCCCCTCCTTCACCAGCGGAAGACTGAAGGAG ATGTTTATTATCATGAAAgaacattcaaataatttagTTAAGAGTCTCCAGAAGAAGGCTGAAAATGATGAGCCAGTGGATGTCAAAGA ATTCTTTGGCCCATACAGCATGGATGTTGTCACCAGTACCTCATTCAGTGTTGACATTGACTCTCTCAACAACCCTGGAGATCCCTTTGTTACCAACATTAAGAAGATGCTAAAATTTGACTTTCTAAATCCTCTTCTTATTCTTGTCG ttCTCTTCCCGTTTCTCATCCCATTTCTGGAGAAATTTGAATTGTCCTTATTCCCAGCATCGGTTATGGATTTCTTTTATGGTTCACTTCGGAAAATCAAGGCTGAGCGGGAAAAGAATGTGCACAAA AATCGAGTGGATTTCCTCCAATTGATGGTGGACTCTCAGATACTCGAGAAGAAGATTGACTCAACAGAAGAAAACTCACAAAAAG GACTGACAGACCATGAGATCTTGTCCCAAGccatgatttttatttttgccgGATATGAGACCAGCAGCAGCTCACTTTCTTTCATTGCGTACCTCCTGGCAACAAACCCTGAGATAATGAAGAAACTGCAAGATGAGATTGATGAAGTCTTTCCCAACCAG GCCCCGCTGAAGTACGAGTCGCTAATTCAGATGGAGTATCTGGACATGGTGGTAAACGAGTCTATGAGGATCTACCCCATTGGTGCACGCCTTGAGAGGGTCTGCAAGAAGACTGTGGAGATCAACGGGGTGACCATCCCGAAAGGAATGGTGGTTATGATCCCAAACTACACCCTGCACAGGGACCCTGTACTGTGGCCTGACCCTGAGGTTTTCAAGCCAGAGAG GTTTAGCAAGGACAACAAAGAAAGCATTGATCCCTATGCCTTCTTGCCATTTGGGGCTGGTCCTCGAAATTGTATCGGAATGAGATTTGCTGTGATTATGATGAAGTTGGCCATCGTTCAAATACTTCAGAACTTCAGCTTTGCGGTCTGCGAGGAGACTCAG ATACCACTAGAGCTTGGAAACCTGGGATTCCTTGCACCGACCAAGCCAATCAAGCTGAAGCTTGTCCCGCGCATTCCAGACAACAAAGAGGAGTAA